The genomic region TTCCAGCAGGGGGATGATCACGCGGCGGCTGGTGCGCAGGGCCAGTCGCGCCTCACTGGCGGTGAACGGCTGCGGCAGGCCGCGCAGCGCCTCGATGGCACGGTCGGGCGCGTCCGGCAGGAGGTAGTTCGCGCCGATGCGGACGAGTCTGCCTTGACGGACGGCGGCATCCAGAGTGTCGTGGTCCACTCCGAGGTGGGCCAGTTCCGTCCCGTCGGGCGCGTCGAAGGGGGCCGCGGCCAGGCGGGCTTCCAGACGGTCGAGCGCAGCCTGGGCGCCCGGCGGGAGGGGTGGGCCGTTGGTCGGCTCCACGAGCCCGGCACGCAGCCGTACCGTGTCGGGCAGCAGGCCCGCCACCAGGCGGGCGTCGGGAAGCTCCAACTGCTGCCGGATCGCCTCCACGCTGAGCGGCCCTGGCGCGGCGAGGACGACTGCGTGGATGGCCGCCCCGATCGTGGCGATGTGGCTGGCCGAGACGTGCCAGTCGCCGACCAGCGGGCTGGTTGCCGGTGGCGCGCCGAGCGCGCGGAGCAGGCCCTCCCGGACCGGCCCGCGCCGGTCCAGTTCGGCGTTCGTGTCCGGGATTCCGGTGGCGGTTGCCAGCTCCGCGGCCCGCGTCCTGGCTGCGCCGCGACGGCGAAGCGCCGGAGGCTGCGGATCGAGGACGGTTGCCCCGGTGATCCGGCGGCTACCGGGCGCGCGCAGCGCGATCCGGTCTCCGATGTGCAGCGGTAGCGGGGTCGACAGGTGGAGGCGGACGGTGTCCGCGCCCAGTGGTCGTGTGGCGGCGGCGATCGCGGCGGTGCCGGCGTGTACGAGGATCTCCCGCGGCAGGTCGTAACCCGAATCGCCGTGACAGCGGACGTCGGCGGTGGCGACCCGGAGCCAGTGCGTCGGACTCACCAGGCTGTCGCCGCGGGTCAGGTCACCGGCGTGGATGTGGCGGAGGTTGACCGCGACCCGCGCGGTGGCCGGGGCGTCGTCCACGGGTTGACCGAGGCACTGCAGGCCGCGTACCCGCAGCGTCCGATCCAGTCGCGGCACGTACACCTCGTCGCCGGCGGTTATCGTGCCGCCGGTCAGCGTGCCGGTGACCACGGTGCCCGATCCTCGGGCGCTGAAGGAGCGGTCGACCCACAGCCGCGTCGGCGCGGCGGGGCCCGGTGGCGTCAGCCGGGCGAGCTGATCGTCCAGGACGGACAGCAGGGTGTCCACGCCGTCACCGGACACGGCGCTGACTGCCAGCGCCGGAATGTCTCGCAGGCTGGTACGGGCCAGGCGGTTGCGGGCCTGCGCCATGGCGGTCGCCGGGTCGGCGAGGTCGGCTCGGGTGACGGCTAGTACGCCGTGGCGGATGCCGAAGGCGTCGATGCCGGTCAGGTGCTCCTCGGCCTGGGGCATCCACCCCTCGTCCGCCGCGACGGTGAACAGGACGGCCGGGGCCGGTCCCACCCCGGCCAGTGCGTTGCCGAGATAGCGCTCGTGTCCCGGCACGTCGACGAAGGCCACTGTCTGGCCTTGGGCCGTCGTGGTCCAGCAGAAGCCGAGGTCGATGGACATTCCGCGGGAACGTTCGGCGGCCAGCCGGTCGGGCTCCATACCGGTGAGCGCACGGATCAGCGTGGACTTGCCGTGGTCGACGTGGCCGGCGGTGGCGACGACGTGCATGGGATCAACGCTGCCAGGTGCCCGCTGCCACGCCGTCGGTGGGCGCCGCGTCGACGACGGCTCGCTGTGACGTGTCGTGCCGTGGGTCCGTCATTTCGGGAACTCCCCGGTTCGAGGCTGGACGAGCGTGGCGGAGGCGTACGGGAGTCGAACCCGCCCGACCGGGCGACCCGGCCGCATCGGTTTTGAAGACCGTGAGGGCCACCAGGCACCCGCCCGCCTCCAGGCCGCTTCGCGGACCCGCGACGCCGATCATAAGCACGACGCACGACTCCGTGTGCCGCGATGAGCCTGACGACGGTCGATGCGTCGGCAGGGTGCGGTCTGGCGAGCTGTTGGCAACCGGTCGCGGGCGGCGGTGCCGTTGCCGGCGAGGCTTGGGAGAGCGGTGCGACCGCTCCGATGTTGCGGCGCAAGGGAATCGGCGACTGTCGTCTCAACTACTGAGCCTGGATTATGTGGACGTCAATCGATACGATCGCTGCGTCTTGGCAAGCGTTTACAAACTGGGGGCGCGCCATGCAAACAACTTTCCCTGACGGCCGGACGTTGACCGTGTCCGGAAATCCCTACGGTCTCTCGGCGCCATGGCTCTACATGCTCTGGGTCCAGCATCAGAGCAACCGCTACCGGCTGCACGCCGGGATCCGCGGCGGCCAGGAGGGCTTCTACCGGAAGGATCCCGAGCCCGTCACCATCCGGGAAGCGAGCCTGGGCAGAAACCGGCTGGTCGCGATCGAGCACGTCGGGCAGGACGGCACGACGCTGGTGCTGCAGAGCGACTTCCACGAGGTCTTCACGTACGTGCACGGCACCAAGGTCTCCCTGGACGCGCTGCCCGCGATGCTGGCCCCGTTGTCCATCACCGACTCCCGGGACGGAATCGTGATCCGCGCCCGCCGCGGCACCGGCGCGTCGGTGGAATACACGCTGGGCGCCAATGTCGTCACGGACGTCGGCACGGTGACCCTGAAGCCGTTGGAGACCGCGACGGTGCAGATCCCGCAGAGCGGCGGCAAGACCGTGCCCGGTGGGCAGCTGTGGCGCGACGACCTCCTTGCCGCCGACGGCAACGTCGCGCAGCGCACGGTGCTGCTGGCCAACGAGAGCACGGCCGCGTTCGTCACCGCCTTCGACCCCACCCACGACGGGCTGGCATCGCTGGCCCGGTCCGTCAAGTTCAGCCTCTCCTAGCGGGGCCGGGCATGCAGAACCTGTTCAACTCGGTCGCGGTGCTGGCGCTGCTCGGTGTGGTGCTCCTGCTGTTCGCCAGCGCGGCGATGTTGAAGATGATCCGTGACCTGCAGGCCGGCCTCGTCGAGGCGCAGGCGGCCGGCGGTCCGGCGCAGTTTCGCGCCCCGGCCGTGCGGACGGTGGCCGACTTCGCCGCGCCGGACGCCAAGCCGACCTACGTCATGGTCGTCCACTCGGCGTGTCCGGCATGCCGAGACCGGGCGAGCGAGTTGGTCGGCCTGGCCGCCAGCTACACCGGTGGGCACCTGGCGGTACTGACCGCCGACGCCGCATGCCGCGACTGGTTCCCCGGCGAACATGTGCGCGTCGTCGTGGACGCCGTCCTCCTCGGGCGGATCGCCGTCGGCGTGACCCCGTCGATCGTCAAGTACGCCCCGGATGGCGCCGAGCAGTGGCGCCGCGTGGTGGGTTCCACGGAGGACCTGTACGACCTGCTCGACATCGTTCCCGCCGACGCGCCGTAGCCAACATCACGGGAGGACACCATGAACGACAAGGACTTCTGGGCCGACGTGCCATCCGTCGACGACCCCGCTCCTGCCGGCGCCACCGGGACCGCCAGCGCCGTGCTGCACACCAAGCTGCGGGCTCAGCGGCGCACGTTGTTCAAGACCGCCGGCGCTCTCGGTGGTGCGCTCGCGCTCAACGTGCTGAGTTGGGTGCCGACGTCCGGCTCGAAGCCGGCGCACGCGACGGTGGGCAACGAGTACGGCAACTGCAGCGTCTACTCCTACGACGGCATCATCTGCGTCGGCGGGCCGTACAGCCGCAACTACTGCGGCAGCGACGGATGGTTCCTCAACTACCACGACAGCGTCTTCTCCAGCGGGCCGGTCAAGGCATGCGGCCCGACCGGCGGTAAGCGCAACGCCTGGCGGTGGACGCACAACGGCACTCCGTACCGGTGCGCCGACGGCTACCAGCAGGCACGGGGCGAGCCCAGCGCCACGTTCCGCATCTGCTCCTGGTCGAACCCCTGAGCATGACGACGGTCAGACGAGCGCTCGTACACCCGGTAACGCCAGCGGTCGCCGCGCTCGCACTGAGCGCGGCGACCCTGCTGGCCGTCCTCCCGGCTCGGCCGCTGGCGCTCACCGTGCTGGTGTGGACGCTGCTCGGGGTCACCGCCGGCTACTCCATCTCCGGCTCGGTTTGAAGCTTCAACTCCGCCGATCTGCTGACGTCGTCGGTCTGGCGAGGACAGCAGAAGTACTTCGTCACCGGCCTACTGGCCGGTGCGCTGCTCAGCGGGCTCGTCGCCGGGATCCTGGGTGGGATCGTCTCAGTCGTCCCAGGCGCGGTGCGCTGGGGTGCGTTCGCGGTCGTGATGGCGGTACTCCTCGGGTTCGAGGTGGCCGGCCGACCGCTCTCGCTGCCGCAGAACCGCCGGGCCGTGCCGCAGACGATCATTCCGCAGGCTGACGTGTCCGGACCCCTCCAGTTCGGGTTCGAGATGGGCACCGGCGTCCGGACGTTCATGCCGACCGCGCTGCCGCACGCGCTCGTCGCCGCGGTGGTGCTCGTGGGCGGGGTCGGTCCGGGCCTCGCCGCCGGTCTCGGATTCGGGATCGGGCGCGCGTTGATGCCGCTGGTCCGGTCCAGCCACGAGAACCCGGCGGATTGGGACGATCGACTGCTCGACGTGCTGCGGCTGGTCGGCCAGCTCGTCGCGGTCGGCTTCCTGGCGCTCGTCGTGGCGCTGGCGTTGCATCGGACATGGTGAGCGTCCCGTTCGCGGTGGTGGCCCTCGCCGGCCACCTGCTGCTGGTCGCCGCCGTCGTCCAGCGGCTGGCGACCCGGGTTCCGCTGCGGCGCACGCTGGACCGGCACGCGTTGCTGCCGTCCGGTCTGCGCCGGGCCGCGGCGGCGGCCGGCATCGAGGTCGTCCACCTGGTCACCGGCCTGGCCGGCGCGGTCGCGCTCCTGGCCGGCGGCCAGGCCGCCTGGGTGTACGCGTGTCTAGCCGCCGCCGTCCAGTACGCCGGATTCGCCGCCTACCTGTTCGCGCTGCGTCGGCGCTACGGGACAGTGCCGTGTGGCTGCTTCGGCGAACGCGGTCGCGCGGGTACGCCCGCCATCGTGCGGGCGGCCGGCTTTGCCCTGGCAGCTGGGCTGGCCGCGGCGCTGCCCCCGGCCGGCCTCGGCGTGCCGGAGCGGCTGGGGGCGCTGGCCGCGGCCGCAACGGTCGCCGGCTTCGCCGTTTATCTCGTCGCCGTCCTGGACACGCTCGCCGAGCTGCGGACGACCAGCGCGTGACACGTGCTGGAGGGATACCTGCCCGCCGCACTCGTGATGGTCCAGCGCAGCGGCCGCGACGTGCCGGCGCTCGGACAGCCGACAGCGCGGGACAGCCGCGATGTCTCACTCCGCGACGCGTTCGACCCGGACAGCGATCGGCAGCGTCTCCTCGGCCTGGCCGAGCGTCACGCACGGGCGATGCCCCACTGAACGGTTGCGTGATTGACCGCCCCGGCGCCGGTCGGCCACCCGAGCGCGTGGTCCGGGCGGGCGTCCGTCGCAGTGCGTGTGTCACTCGCAGAACACCTGCACCTTGGTGTCGGGCTGGTCGACGTCGATGGTGACGTCGTCGAGTTCGTTCGTGGCCTGCCGACGCGCCGCGGCGGCGAGCAGCGCAGCCATCCCGGCCAGCGGTTGTCGACCGACCGGCGGCGCGGCGGGCGTTGAGTCGCCGATCGGACCTCTGCCAGGATCAGGACATGACGAGGGTCTGGTCCGGTGTCACGATCGACTGCCTCGACCCCGAGCGGGTAGCCCGATTCTGGAGCCGCCTGCTCGGTCGCGAGCCCGGGCCGTCGCAGGACGGTTGGGTCTACCTCGGCGAGCGGGGCGACCCTCAGCCGCGGCTGGTGTTCCAGCCGGTGCGCGAGCCCCGAACCGGCAAGGTGCGGATTCACCTCGACGTCTCCGTCGACGACATCGACGAGGCTATGGCGGTGGCCATCGATCTCGGCGGCCGCTTCACCGGTGAACGGCACGACTATGACGAGGGTGTGGTCGTCGTGATGACCGACCCGGAGGACCACGAGTTCTGCCTGGTCCAGTACTACAGCTGACGCTGACGCTGACACATCCGCCGGCCCGCCACGCCGCCACGGCGGTGAATTCGGGGCCGGCGGAATCGCCTTGCTGACCGGACTGCCGGCTGCGACCCTTCGACCGTGATCGACAGGCCTGGCATTGACGAGCGGTCGCTCGCGGCGGAGGTGGCCGCAGGCTGGGCCGTGGACATTGCCGATCTCGTGTTCATGCCGATCGGGCTCGACGGGCACGCATGGGCGTACCGGGTAGACACGTCTGACGGCAAGCGCTACTTCCTGAAAATGCGCCGCGGCGAGTTCACTCGGGCGGCCGTCCTGCTGCCCGGCTTCCTTCGAGCGCAAGGCCTCGGACAGGTCGTGGCGCCGATCGACCTGCCCGACGGCGGAGTCAGTCGCGGGTTCGGGGACCACCAGCTGCTGCTCTATCCGTTCCACGACGGCGGCAGCCGGTGGGACCGTGGCCTCACCGATTGCCAGTGGATCCAGTACGGCGAGTTCCTGGGTCGGCTGCACGCGGTCACGCCGAGCGCCGACATCGCCGCGGTCTTACCGGTCGAGACGTACCGATCGAGCGCCGGCGATCGGCTGCGAACCCTCGGCGGGCAGGCCGCGGCGAGCGAGGCCCTCGGGGCTTTCTGGGATCGGTACGGCGCCGCGCTGCATCGGTTGTCGAAGACTGTCGACGAACTCGCCTCCCGTGCGATACGAGGCCAGAACGTCATCTGCCACGCCGACATCCACCCCGGCAACCTGCTCGCTGACGGCGACGGTCCACTGTACGTCGTGGACTGGGACGCGCCGATCCTCGCACCGCGCGAGCGGGACCTGATGTTCGTCTTCAGCCAGGACTTCGGTGACCACCCGATCAACGCGCACCGCGCCGAACTCTTCCGCCGAGGCTATGGGCCGCTGGAACCGGACCAGACCCTGCTGAGCTACTACCGCGGCGAACGGCACCTCGACGATGCCGCCACCTTTCTCCACAGCATCCTCAATACCGAGGCCAGTCCAGAATCTCAGGCCAACGACCTGCACTGGTTGACCCGCGTCGCCGCGACCGTCGCCGACCCCAGCTACGCGGCCTGATCCTCTCCCGACCGGCGGGATCCAGGACGTGCCGGCAGCACATGGGTTCGGGCGAGAACCGCAGGAGGGACACTCAACGCGCCCGTAGGCAAGGGTGAGATCCCCCGCCTCAAACGCGGCCGCGGCAACACCCGATCCTGACGGCCGCGCCGCCGAACCGGATGGCCGGGCCGCGGAACAGGGCAGGTGGTGCCAGATGATGGCTTCCGCACGCCGATCGGTGATCGCCGCGGCGATCGCGCCCCTCCTCCCGGAGATCATCCTGCTGATGGCCCATCGGTCGTCCCGGCGGAGCACCGCACGTTGTCCCGGATTTCATGTGCGTAACCGTTGACATCAAATCAGATTTCGTGTCAACTGCTGTTGTCATGAAAAGCAAGCGGCAGTACGTGATGCGGGCGCGGGCCGACGCGACGGCGCAGACCCGCCAACGCATCCTGCAGGCGGTGTTCGACCTGCACGAGGAGAAGCTCTCGGTGGACATCGCCCTGGACGACGTCGCCTCCCGGGCTGGCGTCAGCGTGCAGACCGTCCTGCGACACTTCGGCAGCCGGGACAACCTGATCGAGGCGACGACCGAGTTCGCCAACGAGTTGATCGTGCAGGAACGACGGGCGCCGGCGGGTGACCTCAGGGCCGCCGTGCGCGCGATCTTCGACCACTACGAGCTGCGCGGTGACTCCGCGCTGATGTTGCTGGCTCAGGAATTCACCGAACCGCGGGCCCGTCGGATCACCGACAACGGGCGCAAGGTCCACCGGGAGTGGGTCAAGGAGGTCTTCGCGCCCCAGCTCGACCAGTGTTCGGCCACGGACGCGGAGGCGCGGACCGATCTCCTCGTCGTGGCCACCGACGTCTACACGTGGAAGTTGCTCAGACGTGATCGCGGGCTGAGTCGTCGTCGCGCCGAGCAGCGGGTCCGACAGCTGATCGATGCAGTTCTCGCACTGGAGACCGAGGGAGACACCGATGGCTGATGTCCTGTTCGTCACCTGGGACGGCGGCGGCAACGTGCCGCCCGCGGTGGGCGTCG from Micromonospora sp. WMMD812 harbors:
- a CDS encoding SelB C-terminal domain-containing protein, translating into MHVVATAGHVDHGKSTLIRALTGMEPDRLAAERSRGMSIDLGFCWTTTAQGQTVAFVDVPGHERYLGNALAGVGPAPAVLFTVAADEGWMPQAEEHLTGIDAFGIRHGVLAVTRADLADPATAMAQARNRLARTSLRDIPALAVSAVSGDGVDTLLSVLDDQLARLTPPGPAAPTRLWVDRSFSARGSGTVVTGTLTGGTITAGDEVYVPRLDRTLRVRGLQCLGQPVDDAPATARVAVNLRHIHAGDLTRGDSLVSPTHWLRVATADVRCHGDSGYDLPREILVHAGTAAIAAATRPLGADTVRLHLSTPLPLHIGDRIALRAPGSRRITGATVLDPQPPALRRRGAARTRAAELATATGIPDTNAELDRRGPVREGLLRALGAPPATSPLVGDWHVSASHIATIGAAIHAVVLAAPGPLSVEAIRQQLELPDARLVAGLLPDTVRLRAGLVEPTNGPPLPPGAQAALDRLEARLAAAPFDAPDGTELAHLGVDHDTLDAAVRQGRLVRIGANYLLPDAPDRAIEALRGLPQPFTASEARLALRTSRRVIIPLLEHLDQLGATECRPDRRRAMS
- a CDS encoding MauE/DoxX family redox-associated membrane protein, with translation MVSVPFAVVALAGHLLLVAAVVQRLATRVPLRRTLDRHALLPSGLRRAAAAAGIEVVHLVTGLAGAVALLAGGQAAWVYACLAAAVQYAGFAAYLFALRRRYGTVPCGCFGERGRAGTPAIVRAAGFALAAGLAAALPPAGLGVPERLGALAAAATVAGFAVYLVAVLDTLAELRTTSA
- a CDS encoding VOC family protein, translating into MTRVWSGVTIDCLDPERVARFWSRLLGREPGPSQDGWVYLGERGDPQPRLVFQPVREPRTGKVRIHLDVSVDDIDEAMAVAIDLGGRFTGERHDYDEGVVVVMTDPEDHEFCLVQYYS
- a CDS encoding aminoglycoside phosphotransferase family protein, translated to MIDRPGIDERSLAAEVAAGWAVDIADLVFMPIGLDGHAWAYRVDTSDGKRYFLKMRRGEFTRAAVLLPGFLRAQGLGQVVAPIDLPDGGVSRGFGDHQLLLYPFHDGGSRWDRGLTDCQWIQYGEFLGRLHAVTPSADIAAVLPVETYRSSAGDRLRTLGGQAAASEALGAFWDRYGAALHRLSKTVDELASRAIRGQNVICHADIHPGNLLADGDGPLYVVDWDAPILAPRERDLMFVFSQDFGDHPINAHRAELFRRGYGPLEPDQTLLSYYRGERHLDDAATFLHSILNTEASPESQANDLHWLTRVAATVADPSYAA
- a CDS encoding TetR/AcrR family transcriptional regulator — protein: MKSKRQYVMRARADATAQTRQRILQAVFDLHEEKLSVDIALDDVASRAGVSVQTVLRHFGSRDNLIEATTEFANELIVQERRAPAGDLRAAVRAIFDHYELRGDSALMLLAQEFTEPRARRITDNGRKVHREWVKEVFAPQLDQCSATDAEARTDLLVVATDVYTWKLLRRDRGLSRRRAEQRVRQLIDAVLALETEGDTDG